A single window of Methylobacterium nodulans ORS 2060 DNA harbors:
- a CDS encoding MerR family transcriptional regulator yields MTTLAAAGEPGGDKAPDAFRTISEVAEDLDLPQHVLRFWETRFTQIRPLKRGGNRRYYRPDDVDLLRGVRQLLYGQGYTIRGVQRILRERGMRFVQAVGRGEQVAPAAFPEAEAEPEREPPPGPPLAPADRAALTRLLDDLRGCRERLVALQAALPRALARDEAGPDQNLTG; encoded by the coding sequence ATGACGACGCTCGCGGCCGCCGGGGAGCCGGGCGGCGACAAGGCCCCGGACGCCTTCCGCACCATCAGCGAGGTGGCGGAGGATCTCGACCTGCCGCAGCACGTGCTGCGGTTCTGGGAGACCCGCTTCACCCAGATCCGGCCGCTCAAGCGCGGCGGCAACCGGCGCTACTACCGGCCCGACGACGTCGACCTGCTGCGCGGGGTGCGCCAGCTCCTCTACGGGCAGGGCTACACGATCCGCGGCGTGCAGCGCATCCTGCGCGAGCGCGGCATGCGCTTCGTCCAGGCGGTGGGCCGCGGCGAGCAGGTGGCGCCCGCCGCCTTCCCGGAGGCGGAGGCGGAACCGGAGCGCGAGCCCCCGCCCGGACCGCCGCTCGCGCCGGCCGACCGCGCGGCGCTGACCCGCCTGCTCGACGACCTGCGCGGCTGCCGCGAGCGGCTCGTGGCCCTGCAGGCCGCGCTCCCGCGCGCGCTCGCGCGCGACGAGGCCGGGCCCGACCAGAACCTTACCGGATGA
- a CDS encoding integration host factor subunit alpha, which produces MAGKTVTRADLTEAVYQRVGLSRTESAALVETVLSEICTCLASGETVKLSSFGSFVVRDKGKRVGRNPKTGVEVAIEPRRVMVFKPSNVLKARINGSPAEAEEDT; this is translated from the coding sequence ATGGCAGGCAAGACGGTCACGCGGGCTGACCTGACCGAGGCCGTCTATCAGCGGGTGGGTCTGTCGCGGACCGAGTCGGCGGCGCTCGTGGAGACGGTGCTGTCGGAGATCTGCACCTGCCTCGCCTCGGGCGAGACCGTGAAGCTGTCCTCCTTCGGCTCCTTCGTGGTGCGCGACAAGGGCAAGCGCGTCGGGCGCAACCCTAAGACCGGCGTCGAGGTGGCGATCGAGCCGCGCCGGGTGATGGTGTTCAAGCCCTCGAACGTGCTCAAGGCCCGCATCAACGGCAGCCCGGCGGAGGCCGAGGAGGATACGTGA